The following coding sequences lie in one Gemmatimonadota bacterium genomic window:
- a CDS encoding UPF0182 family protein, whose protein sequence is MDSRRLPTTTRYPYSQRLSNGTNYMRNSVKVVLDAYDGSMHAYVTAPTDPLIQTWSRIFPGILLPMEQMPADIRAHIRYPDDLYRMQTALYATYHMDSPDAFYHREDQWAVPEMEEGSSGAVPFMRHIVMRLPGEEKAEFIYMAPFTPRGKDNLAAWMVARNDGAATASSGRTASRGRAPVFGPTQIREPHQPGHRGLAPGLALGPGRLRGDPRRAARDPDRGVAALRAAALPAGVGGQDPGAEAGRGGVPDAGGDGRIAGWRAEHALRRQRVAADHLGHAGAAGRGTGDHRATRADHSGAPRRGPAPLPTRR, encoded by the coding sequence GTGGATTCTCGACGCCTACCGACCACCACCCGCTATCCCTATTCGCAGCGCCTGTCGAACGGCACCAACTACATGCGCAACAGCGTGAAGGTGGTCCTCGATGCGTATGACGGCTCGATGCACGCCTATGTCACGGCACCAACGGATCCGTTGATCCAGACCTGGAGTCGCATCTTCCCCGGGATCCTGCTGCCGATGGAGCAGATGCCCGCGGACATCCGCGCCCACATCCGCTACCCCGATGATCTCTATCGGATGCAGACCGCCCTGTACGCGACCTACCACATGGATTCGCCCGATGCGTTCTATCATCGCGAGGACCAGTGGGCCGTGCCGGAGATGGAGGAGGGGTCGAGTGGCGCGGTACCCTTCATGCGCCACATCGTGATGCGCTTGCCGGGGGAGGAGAAGGCGGAGTTCATCTACATGGCGCCGTTCACGCCGCGCGGGAAGGACAACCTCGCGGCATGGATGGTCGCCCGCAACGACGGCGCCGCTACGGCAAGCTCCGGGCGTACAGCTTCTCGCGGCAGAGCACCGGTCTTCGGGCCGACCCAGATCCGAGAACCGCATCAACCAGGACACCGAGGTCTCGCGCCAGGTCTCGCTCTGGGACCAGGGCGGCTCCGAGGTGATCCGCGGCGAGCTGCTCGTGATCCCGATCGAGGCGTCGCTGCTCTACGTGCAGCCGCTCTACCTGCAGGCGTCGGGGGGCAAGATCCCGGAGCTGAAGCGGGTCGTGGTGGCGTACCAGACGCAGGTGGTGATGGACGAATCGCTGGATGGCGCGCTGAACACGCTCTTCGGCGGCAGCGGGTCGCAGCGGATCACCTCGGACACGCCGGCGCCGCTGGCCGGGGCACCGGTGACCACCGCGCCACCCGCGCCGACCACAGCGGCGCTCCTCGCCGAGGCCCAGCGCCACTACCGACGCGGCGATGA
- a CDS encoding M1 family metallopeptidase, with the protein MRSLSLSAALLLAAAAPLVAQSGLAVADSSPFRPLNLPAPNEYRGGSGRPGPRYWQQRVDYRIRATLDPVANEISGRETIHYVNHSPDALPYLWLFVEQNICDPASVTNLLNQPPLVFLGSTFDFSCQGFAGGGRLETMTLRGKEVNRSRSGTTMRVELPKPLAPGDSLDLEAVWRFKVPTQGAGRMGHDGALYEIAQWYPRMVVYDDVRGWNHEPYIGAGEFYLEYGNFDVSLTVPATHLVAATGDLLNPLQVLTATQRARLALARRSDTAIAIVTRTEAGNPAATRPTAQGTLTWRFSAKNVRDFAFVSGPDFRWDASGYDGILIETLYRPRAEAWTEANRMSREAIKHFSEKWYRYPWSHATTVEGPIEGMEYPMLTFVPNSPTREELQGPGARVRAPVVPDDRRLERATLPLDGRGLQHLHRPRQQRQLLPRHRVWRLDRGPPAASGRTPHDAGGGAAADHQATSVRDLFWTGYQKPALMLSLLRDEVLGRERFEAAFREYIRAWAFKHPTPTDFFRIMRDASGMELDWFWRDWVYTTARLDQAVDSITARPDGGSNVHLSNRGTMTMPAELALTFSDGTTSTVRLPVEMWNLGQRFTYRVPGTKRVTRATIDPRGAMPDTDRSNNTRGAP; encoded by the coding sequence ATGCGTTCCCTCTCGCTTTCGGCCGCGCTGCTGCTCGCCGCCGCCGCGCCGCTGGTGGCCCAGTCCGGCCTCGCGGTGGCCGACTCCTCCCCCTTCCGACCGCTGAACCTGCCGGCGCCGAACGAGTATCGCGGCGGGTCGGGGCGGCCGGGGCCGCGGTACTGGCAGCAGCGGGTGGACTACCGCATTCGGGCGACGCTGGACCCGGTCGCGAACGAGATCAGCGGCCGCGAGACGATCCACTACGTCAACCACTCCCCCGATGCGCTGCCCTATCTCTGGCTCTTCGTCGAGCAGAACATCTGCGACCCTGCCAGTGTCACCAATCTCCTCAATCAGCCTCCCCTGGTCTTCCTCGGCTCCACCTTCGATTTCTCCTGCCAGGGCTTTGCAGGCGGCGGGCGCCTCGAGACGATGACGCTGCGGGGCAAGGAGGTGAACCGGAGTCGGTCTGGCACCACGATGCGAGTCGAGCTGCCCAAGCCGCTCGCCCCGGGGGATTCGCTCGATCTCGAGGCGGTATGGCGCTTCAAGGTGCCGACCCAAGGTGCCGGCCGCATGGGGCACGATGGCGCGCTCTACGAGATCGCCCAGTGGTATCCGCGGATGGTGGTGTACGATGACGTGCGCGGTTGGAATCACGAACCCTACATCGGCGCCGGGGAGTTTTACCTCGAATACGGCAACTTCGACGTCTCCCTCACGGTGCCGGCGACGCACCTCGTCGCGGCGACCGGCGATCTCCTGAATCCGTTGCAGGTGCTCACCGCCACCCAGCGGGCCAGGCTCGCGCTGGCCAGGCGCTCCGATACGGCGATCGCGATCGTGACCCGGACCGAGGCGGGCAATCCGGCGGCGACGCGGCCGACGGCCCAGGGCACGCTGACCTGGCGCTTCAGCGCGAAGAACGTGCGCGATTTTGCCTTCGTCTCCGGCCCCGACTTCCGCTGGGATGCCAGTGGCTACGACGGCATCCTGATCGAGACGCTCTATCGGCCGCGCGCCGAGGCGTGGACCGAGGCGAACCGGATGTCGCGCGAGGCGATCAAGCATTTCAGCGAGAAGTGGTATCGCTATCCCTGGTCACACGCGACGACCGTCGAGGGGCCGATCGAGGGAATGGAGTACCCGATGCTCACCTTCGTGCCGAACTCGCCGACCCGGGAGGAACTGCAGGGTCCTGGCGCACGAGTTCGGGCACCAGTGGTTCCCGATGATCGTCGGCTCGAACGAGCGACTTTACCCCTGGATGGACGAGGGCTTCAACACCTTCATCGACCTCGCCAACAGCGCCAACTACTTCCGCGGCACCGCGTATGGCGACTCGATCGAGGTCCACCCGCTGCATCTGGCCGCACTCCACACGACGCCGGGGGAGGAGCAGCCGCTGATCACCAAGCCACGTCGGTGCGCGACCTCTTCTGGACCGGCTACCAGAAGCCGGCGCTGATGCTCTCGCTGCTCCGCGATGAGGTCCTCGGCCGCGAACGCTTCGAGGCCGCCTTCCGCGAGTACATCCGCGCCTGGGCCTTCAAGCATCCGACGCCGACCGACTTCTTCCGGATCATGCGTGACGCGTCGGGGATGGAGCTCGACTGGTTCTGGCGCGATTGGGTCTACACCACGGCGCGCCTCGATCAGGCCGTGGACTCGATCACGGCCCGCCCCGATGGTGGCTCGAACGTCCACCTGAGCAACCGCGGCACGATGACGATGCCGGCCGAGCTGGCGCTGACCTTCAGCGACGGCACCACCTCCACCGTCCGCCTTCCGGTCGAGATGTGGAACCTCGGTCAGCGCTTCACCTACCGCGTCCCGGGCACGAAGCGGGTGACGCGCGCGACCATCGATCCGCGCGGCGCGATGCCGGACACGGATCGGAGCAACAACACGCGGGGCGCGCCCTGA
- a CDS encoding S9 family peptidase, whose product MVTPDAKPVLHLKNLTTNSEIEIADATQPVFSADAKWIAYQVEPPAKKPAARGSAGDTVTTPPAPAPIPAPVPGAPPVAPAPGAGGRAGAAAPTLPRRWELRELATGTVRVWQEVQSVTFSPTSSHLVLRRRPPTPAAGAAPAGGANAARGVDVIVHDLATGRSQFLGSVGELAYNKGGTQLAYTVDAAVRDGNGVFLLDLATSRTEPLDNDSLRYSRLTWNDAGTGLAVLKGREVEKMRERNNRLLVFGNLAATRTPAVLDPATTAGFPKGFVVSERAALDWSDDGQRVYLGIMPQTPAPDTAKKKSTDSIADVDVWRTQDERIQSQQMNEVDRERNRTFTQAFAHPGRYITLTDSSMRELELPEAGTWAVGSDPRPYISDYKRPAADFYRVNLQTGERTKFLTGQLTGPYVEGIAPDGRTFLSWQNGAWQGYDLAAGTMRPLTVGAARFTNMEWDYPGTRPPYGVVGYAKDGSGAIISERFDLWLVPFAAGVAPKNLTTGVGAARQIVLRPIRTEPIDSSVVRASRAAREWDLSKPLTLSAYGEFTKQAGFFRLADGKVQQLVFDDASYSTPVRAAGAERFLYTRQTFRDFPDLLLADGSFASPARQTDINPQQGEYRWGKRVLFDYTTRRGDKLQGILALPDDYVAGQKLPMLVTFYEKNSQTMHRYPSPSFITGMGGMPIEAVSRGYATMLPDVFFHTGTSHSDMLDAVEAATKKVIAMGYVDPKRIGVHGHSYGGEGAAFIGTRSRLFAAVGMGAGVTDLFTDFSQSWGWSYQVTGGSGANGNNYYMLGQGRWGFSPWDDPARYHFESAITHVREVTAPFLIMHGAADPTVSFTEGMNFYNALRFNGKNAVMLAYPGEGHGLSGLANRKDLTIRYFQYFDHYLRGTPAPKWLTDGVPYIAKETLKEPK is encoded by the coding sequence GTGGTGACGCCCGACGCCAAGCCGGTGCTCCACCTGAAGAACCTGACGACGAACAGCGAGATCGAGATCGCCGACGCAACGCAGCCGGTCTTCTCGGCCGACGCGAAGTGGATCGCGTATCAGGTCGAGCCACCGGCGAAGAAGCCGGCGGCGCGCGGGAGTGCGGGCGACACCGTCACGACGCCGCCAGCACCGGCGCCGATTCCAGCCCCGGTGCCGGGTGCGCCCCCGGTGGCGCCAGCCCCAGGCGCCGGCGGGCGCGCCGGCGCGGCCGCGCCGACGCTGCCCCGACGCTGGGAGTTGCGCGAACTCGCCACCGGCACCGTCCGCGTCTGGCAAGAGGTGCAGAGCGTCACCTTCTCGCCGACGTCGAGCCACTTGGTGCTGCGTCGTCGCCCGCCGACGCCAGCCGCCGGGGCAGCCCCCGCCGGTGGCGCCAACGCGGCGCGCGGCGTCGACGTGATCGTGCACGATCTGGCCACCGGCCGATCGCAGTTTCTCGGGAGCGTCGGCGAGCTGGCCTACAACAAGGGGGGCACCCAGCTCGCGTACACCGTGGATGCCGCGGTGCGCGACGGCAATGGCGTCTTCCTGCTCGACCTCGCCACCAGCCGCACCGAGCCGCTGGACAACGATTCGCTCCGCTACAGCCGGCTGACCTGGAACGATGCCGGTACCGGCCTCGCGGTGCTCAAGGGACGCGAAGTCGAGAAGATGCGGGAGCGGAACAACCGCCTCCTGGTCTTCGGCAACCTCGCGGCGACCCGCACCCCCGCCGTGCTCGACCCGGCCACGACCGCAGGCTTCCCCAAGGGCTTCGTGGTGTCGGAGCGCGCCGCGCTGGATTGGAGCGACGACGGCCAGCGTGTCTATCTCGGCATCATGCCGCAGACGCCCGCCCCGGATACCGCGAAGAAGAAGAGCACCGACTCGATTGCCGACGTCGATGTCTGGCGCACCCAGGACGAGCGCATCCAGTCGCAGCAGATGAACGAAGTGGACCGGGAGCGCAACCGCACCTTCACGCAGGCCTTTGCCCACCCGGGCCGGTACATCACCCTCACCGACTCGAGCATGCGCGAGCTCGAACTGCCCGAGGCCGGCACCTGGGCGGTCGGGAGCGATCCACGACCCTACATCTCCGACTACAAGCGCCCCGCGGCAGACTTCTACCGCGTGAACCTGCAGACGGGCGAACGCACCAAGTTCCTCACCGGCCAACTCACGGGGCCGTACGTCGAGGGCATTGCGCCCGACGGACGGACCTTCCTGTCCTGGCAGAACGGTGCCTGGCAGGGCTACGATCTCGCCGCCGGAACGATGCGCCCACTCACCGTCGGCGCGGCCCGCTTCACCAACATGGAATGGGATTACCCCGGCACGCGCCCGCCGTACGGGGTCGTCGGTTATGCCAAGGACGGCAGTGGCGCGATCATCAGCGAGCGCTTTGATCTCTGGCTGGTTCCGTTTGCGGCCGGGGTCGCGCCGAAGAACCTGACGACCGGTGTCGGCGCGGCCCGTCAGATCGTGCTGCGACCGATCCGCACCGAGCCGATCGACTCGTCGGTCGTCCGGGCCTCGCGCGCCGCCCGCGAATGGGACCTGAGCAAGCCGCTCACCCTCTCCGCTTACGGCGAGTTCACCAAGCAGGCCGGCTTCTTCCGTCTGGCCGATGGCAAGGTGCAGCAGCTTGTCTTCGACGACGCCTCCTACAGCACGCCGGTGCGTGCCGCGGGGGCCGAGCGCTTCCTCTACACCCGGCAGACCTTCCGCGACTTCCCCGACCTGCTGCTCGCCGATGGCTCGTTTGCATCACCCGCGCGCCAGACCGACATCAATCCCCAGCAGGGCGAGTACCGCTGGGGGAAGCGGGTGCTGTTCGACTACACCACCCGACGCGGCGACAAGCTGCAGGGCATCCTGGCGTTGCCGGATGACTACGTCGCGGGCCAGAAGCTCCCGATGCTGGTGACCTTCTACGAGAAGAACTCGCAGACGATGCACCGTTACCCGTCGCCGTCGTTCATCACCGGCATGGGCGGGATGCCGATCGAGGCGGTGAGCCGCGGCTATGCCACGATGCTCCCCGACGTCTTCTTCCACACCGGGACGTCGCACAGCGACATGCTCGACGCGGTCGAGGCGGCGACGAAGAAGGTGATTGCGATGGGCTACGTCGACCCGAAGCGCATCGGCGTGCACGGCCACAGCTACGGTGGCGAGGGCGCGGCGTTCATCGGGACCCGCTCCCGCCTCTTCGCAGCGGTGGGGATGGGCGCTGGCGTGACCGATCTCTTCACGGACTTCAGCCAGAGCTGGGGGTGGAGCTACCAGGTCACCGGTGGCAGCGGCGCCAACGGCAACAACTACTACATGCTCGGCCAGGGCCGCTGGGGCTTCTCGCCGTGGGACGATCCGGCGCGCTACCACTTCGAGTCGGCGATCACCCACGTGCGCGAGGTGACCGCGCCGTTCCTGATCATGCACGGCGCGGCCGACCCGACCGTCTCGTTCACCGAGGGGATGAACTTCTACAACGCGCTGCGCTTCAACGGCAAGAACGCCGTGATGCTCGCCTACCCGGGCGAGGGCCACGGGCTCAGCGGGCTGGCCAACCGGAAGGACCTGACCATCCGCTACTTCCAGTACTTTGACCACTACCTGCGCGGCACGCCGGCGCCGAAGTGGCTGACCGACGGCGTCCCCTACATCGCGAAGGAGACGCTGAAGGAACCGAAGTAA
- a CDS encoding tryptophanase: MRHRSWAEPWKIKVVEPIRMTTRAERERHIRDAGYNTFLLRSEDVYIDLLTDSGTSAMSDRQWAGMMMGDEAYAGSRNFYHLEKAVRDTYGYEELIPTHQGRGAEHLLSKLLIKPGDHVPGNMYFTTTRLHQELAGATFHDVIIDEAHDPASPHPFKGDVDLVKLDRLVQEVGAERVPYICVAVTVNLAGGQPVSLANLREVSAYCHARGIKVMLDATRAVENAWFIQQREPGLRDRDPALAAKAQNLVVVYEGLHTYGGLAGRDLEAMAIGIGESVEEDYIRSRIGQVYYLGERLQEAGVPIVTPIGGHAVFLDAAAMLPHVPRSEFPAQALAAALYVEGGVRAMARGAVSAGRDPVTGENRYPQLELVRLTIPRRVYTQAHMDVVTESVIALYEDRERVHGLEFCYEPEYLRFFQARFEPVGAPKVLDASRGTGNELEPGFVLPSAH, translated from the coding sequence ATGCGCCACCGCAGCTGGGCCGAACCTTGGAAGATCAAGGTTGTCGAGCCGATCCGCATGACCACCCGCGCCGAGCGGGAACGCCACATCCGTGACGCCGGCTACAACACCTTCCTGCTTCGCTCCGAGGACGTCTACATCGACCTCCTCACCGATTCCGGCACCAGTGCGATGTCCGATCGCCAGTGGGCCGGGATGATGATGGGAGATGAAGCCTACGCCGGCTCGCGCAACTTCTATCACCTGGAGAAGGCGGTCCGCGACACCTACGGCTACGAGGAGCTGATCCCCACGCACCAGGGGCGTGGGGCGGAGCACCTCCTCTCGAAGCTGCTGATCAAGCCGGGTGACCACGTCCCCGGCAACATGTACTTCACCACCACCCGGCTTCACCAGGAGCTGGCCGGGGCGACCTTCCACGATGTCATCATCGATGAGGCGCATGATCCCGCCTCGCCGCACCCGTTCAAGGGCGACGTCGATCTCGTCAAGCTTGACCGCCTCGTACAGGAGGTCGGCGCCGAGCGGGTCCCCTACATCTGCGTGGCCGTGACGGTGAACCTGGCCGGCGGACAGCCGGTGAGCCTTGCCAACCTGCGCGAGGTCTCGGCCTACTGCCACGCGCGCGGGATCAAGGTGATGCTCGACGCCACGCGTGCGGTGGAGAATGCGTGGTTCATCCAGCAGCGCGAGCCCGGCCTCCGCGATCGCGACCCGGCACTCGCCGCGAAGGCGCAGAACCTGGTCGTGGTCTACGAAGGACTCCACACCTACGGCGGCCTCGCCGGGCGCGACCTCGAGGCGATGGCGATCGGCATCGGCGAATCGGTGGAAGAGGACTACATCCGCAGCCGGATCGGGCAGGTGTACTACCTGGGCGAGCGGTTGCAGGAGGCCGGCGTACCGATCGTCACGCCGATCGGCGGGCATGCGGTCTTCCTCGACGCGGCGGCAATGCTGCCGCACGTGCCGCGGAGCGAGTTCCCGGCGCAGGCGCTCGCGGCGGCGCTCTATGTCGAGGGAGGCGTGCGGGCGATGGCGCGCGGCGCCGTCTCTGCCGGGCGCGATCCGGTGACCGGCGAGAATCGCTATCCCCAGCTCGAGTTGGTCCGGCTGACCATCCCACGCCGGGTCTACACCCAGGCCCACATGGACGTGGTAACCGAGAGCGTGATCGCCCTGTACGAGGACCGGGAGCGGGTGCACGGCCTCGAGTTCTGCTACGAGCCGGAGTACCTCCGCTTCTTCCAGGCGCGTTTCGAACCGGTGGGGGCGCCGAAGGTGCTCGATGCCTCGCGGGGCACCGGCAACGAACTTGAACCGGGCTTCGTGCTGCCGTCGGCCCACTGA
- a CDS encoding UPF0182 family protein, with amino-acid sequence MTARRSLVLLVPLFVLVAIAWPSFSTTLSDWWWFKEVGYEVIFTKEIVARLALFLVVGGLTTAIVYGSLRVVRRGLHPLPFAVQLGPNFPPINLSALLRRVSLPLALFLGFLFGSSGASAWETALLALNRTPFGSVDPVFQRDISYYVFLLPAISGVLSILVGLTIVTLLLLFPAYLLRGDITLAPPRAVGMRVEASRHVGTVLGMLFVLWALQLWFVDAPGLLYSTTGPLVGASYTDLHASLPAIRLAAA; translated from the coding sequence ATGACCGCCCGCCGCTCGCTCGTCCTGTTGGTCCCGCTGTTCGTGTTGGTGGCCATCGCGTGGCCGTCCTTCAGCACCACGCTGTCCGACTGGTGGTGGTTCAAGGAAGTGGGCTACGAGGTGATCTTCACCAAGGAGATCGTCGCGCGCCTGGCGCTCTTCCTCGTGGTGGGCGGCCTCACCACGGCCATCGTCTATGGCAGCCTGCGGGTGGTGCGCCGCGGCCTCCATCCGCTCCCGTTCGCGGTGCAGCTCGGACCGAACTTCCCGCCGATCAACCTGTCGGCCCTCCTCCGGCGCGTGTCGCTCCCCCTGGCCCTCTTCCTCGGCTTCCTCTTCGGCAGCAGCGGCGCGTCGGCCTGGGAGACGGCCCTGCTGGCGCTCAACCGGACGCCGTTCGGCAGCGTCGATCCGGTCTTCCAGCGCGACATCTCCTATTACGTCTTCCTGCTCCCCGCCATCAGCGGGGTCCTGTCGATCCTGGTCGGCCTGACGATCGTCACGCTGTTGCTGCTCTTCCCTGCCTACCTGCTTCGCGGCGACATCACCTTAGCGCCGCCACGCGCGGTCGGGATGCGGGTCGAGGCATCACGCCACGTCGGAACGGTGCTCGGGATGCTCTTCGTGCTCTGGGCGCTGCAGCTCTGGTTCGTCGACGCGCCGGGGCTGCTCTACTCCACCACCGGCCCGCTGGTCGGCGCCAGCTACACCGATTTGCACGCGTCGCTCCCGGCAATTCGCCTGGCCGCCGCCTGA
- a CDS encoding UPF0182 family protein, with amino-acid sequence MLGGWMLLAIVTRVLFPLAIQKLIVAPTELTREAPYLQSHIAATRAAWGIDSVESSELAEGGTLSLADLQRNAPTIDNVRLWDRDPLLQTFGQLPVLFIKDLPPASSVSLKITRPQIYFGEMNYDFAVVGTAQREFDHPAGEDNVYAAYAGTGGVPIGSFWRRLVLASRFQTSKLLLSGDITNASRILYLRNIKQRVEKALPFLSLDRDPYMVVADDGHLRWILDAYRPPPAIPIRSACRTAPTTCATA; translated from the coding sequence GTGCTGGGCGGCTGGATGCTCCTCGCCATCGTCACCCGCGTCCTCTTTCCGCTCGCCATCCAGAAGTTGATCGTGGCGCCGACCGAACTGACCCGGGAGGCACCCTACCTGCAGTCCCACATTGCCGCGACGCGCGCGGCGTGGGGCATCGACTCGGTCGAGTCGAGTGAGCTCGCCGAGGGCGGCACGCTGTCGCTGGCCGATTTGCAGCGGAACGCCCCGACCATCGACAACGTCCGGCTCTGGGACCGGGACCCGCTGCTGCAGACCTTCGGGCAGCTACCGGTCCTCTTCATCAAGGACCTGCCACCGGCATCGAGCGTCTCGCTGAAGATCACCCGTCCGCAGATCTACTTCGGCGAGATGAACTACGACTTTGCCGTCGTCGGCACGGCGCAACGGGAATTCGACCACCCCGCCGGCGAGGACAATGTCTACGCGGCCTATGCCGGCACCGGCGGCGTGCCGATCGGCTCCTTCTGGCGGCGCCTCGTGCTGGCCTCACGCTTTCAGACCTCGAAGCTGCTGCTCTCCGGTGACATCACCAACGCCTCGCGGATCCTCTACTTGCGGAACATCAAGCAACGCGTCGAGAAGGCGCTGCCCTTCCTCTCGCTCGACCGCGACCCGTACATGGTGGTGGCCGACGATGGGCACCTGCGGTGGATTCTCGACGCCTACCGACCACCACCCGCTATCCCTATTCGCAGCGCCTGTCGAACGGCACCAACTACATGCGCAACAGCGTGA